The following coding sequences lie in one Silvanigrella aquatica genomic window:
- a CDS encoding ABC transporter ATP-binding protein, with amino-acid sequence MQASNIVSLHDIQVAFIKNKPVLQNLNLEIEKGTSLTILGPGGSGKSTLLKVILGIIKPQSGSVNVLNKEVNRLKDAQRADLFKKMGMAFQQGALFDFMTVRENLLFAMENMTAFSKEDREKKVLSFLDQVLLSHSLDKIPSELSGGMRRRVGFIRALITNPELALLDEPTAGLDPVTTTIVIDMIHKIGESVGTTMVSVTSNIDVAFRFSKNVAILKDGKIIGKGTKEDLLNLNDPWITKFLTIRHNSFEDV; translated from the coding sequence GTGCAAGCTTCAAATATCGTTTCATTGCATGACATCCAAGTCGCCTTTATAAAAAACAAACCCGTTCTCCAAAACTTAAATTTGGAAATAGAAAAAGGAACTTCTTTAACCATTCTTGGGCCAGGCGGATCTGGTAAAAGCACACTTCTTAAGGTTATATTAGGAATCATCAAACCGCAATCAGGTTCAGTGAACGTTCTGAACAAAGAAGTCAATCGATTAAAAGACGCTCAACGCGCAGACCTCTTTAAAAAAATGGGGATGGCTTTCCAGCAAGGAGCCCTTTTTGACTTTATGACCGTAAGAGAAAATTTACTTTTTGCAATGGAAAATATGACTGCATTTTCTAAGGAAGACAGAGAAAAAAAAGTTCTGTCCTTTTTAGATCAAGTTTTACTTTCACATTCTCTAGACAAAATCCCAAGTGAATTATCAGGCGGCATGAGAAGAAGAGTGGGCTTTATTCGTGCTCTTATTACCAACCCCGAACTCGCTCTTCTTGATGAACCTACAGCAGGACTAGATCCTGTGACTACAACAATTGTCATTGATATGATTCATAAAATTGGCGAAAGTGTGGGAACCACCATGGTGAGTGTGACATCAAATATCGATGTGGCATTTCGTTTTTCAAAAAATGTTGCCATATTAAAAGATGGAAAAATAATAGGCAAAGGCACAAAAGAAGATTTGCTAAATTTAAATGACCCTTGGATTACAAAATTTTTAACAATTAGACATAATAGTTTTGAAGATGTTTAA
- the asd gene encoding archaetidylserine decarboxylase (Phosphatidylserine decarboxylase is synthesized as a single chain precursor. Generation of the pyruvoyl active site from a Ser is coupled to cleavage of a Gly-Ser bond between the larger (beta) and smaller (alpha chains). It is an integral membrane protein.), whose amino-acid sequence MLRSILGNTTKQIEVIKRMSGEKFIEKIYGEDAMKIFYGSAAGAAFTEKFLTNKWISNIYGAYNDSGASKHKIEEFVKSMGINVSESEKDISEYHSFNDFFARKLHPRARPVNRLAPGINSPGDGRLLVFPNINDSIITYLKWAPIKLTDLFNGNESLAERYKNGSCGILRLCPSDYHRFHFPVSGKAGITKSVPGLLHSVNPYALEQKIPVYCLNKRTLCELDSDNFGKVLLMEVGALFVGTIVQTYRPAMQVEKGDEKGYFKFGGSTCIFFFERGIMKFDEDLIKASEEGFETLVQVGEKIGTLIEGKVDA is encoded by the coding sequence ATGTTGAGATCAATTTTAGGAAATACAACAAAACAAATTGAAGTTATAAAAAGAATGAGTGGCGAAAAATTCATCGAAAAAATTTATGGTGAAGACGCTATGAAAATTTTTTATGGCAGTGCTGCTGGTGCTGCATTTACAGAAAAATTCCTCACAAATAAATGGATAAGTAACATTTATGGTGCTTACAATGATTCAGGAGCAAGCAAACATAAAATTGAAGAATTTGTAAAATCAATGGGAATAAATGTTTCTGAATCTGAAAAAGATATATCTGAATATCATTCTTTTAACGATTTTTTTGCTAGAAAATTACACCCTCGTGCTCGTCCGGTAAATAGATTAGCTCCCGGAATAAACTCTCCCGGCGACGGCCGTTTACTCGTTTTTCCTAATATTAATGACTCTATTATTACCTATTTAAAGTGGGCGCCCATTAAACTTACAGATCTTTTTAATGGCAACGAAAGCTTAGCGGAGCGTTATAAAAATGGATCATGTGGAATTTTAAGACTGTGCCCATCGGATTATCACCGTTTTCATTTTCCCGTTTCCGGAAAAGCAGGAATAACCAAATCTGTTCCAGGGCTTCTTCACTCTGTAAATCCTTACGCTCTAGAACAAAAAATTCCTGTTTATTGCTTAAATAAAAGAACTCTTTGTGAACTTGATTCGGACAATTTTGGCAAAGTTTTATTAATGGAAGTAGGCGCATTATTTGTTGGTACCATTGTGCAAACTTATCGCCCCGCCATGCAAGTCGAAAAAGGGGACGAAAAAGGTTACTTTAAATTTGGCGGTAGTACTTGTATTTTCTTTTTTGAGCGTGGAATAATGAAGTTCGATGAAGATCTCATCAAAGCATCTGAAGAAGGTTTTGAGACATTAGTACAAGTGGGCGAAAAAATTGGTACCTTAATTGAAGGAAAAGTTGATGCATGA
- a CDS encoding GNAT family N-acetyltransferase, whose amino-acid sequence MHDAEVQQQIIRDKDFSFADLEILTNLCFQTNQYLKNFPQVFQEENREHLFLLRLKNKIASFCSIYPFSFHVNGTRLSAYCIGSVCTHPKYRNLGLAQKAVTMAEMKAIENAADFIFLFADKNKLYANLNFIPTGKTFLAQIGTNISNQIALNNCKSIMEQLEKFKSIFDNNPIQILFKKNLLELTDFEKTRIWQFIILNRPPCESVLSYLDFCNILAIKNMNIFYATNNNQIFSLCFYNKGDDFQNVIHSSYYTNRNYLFILIKEILSINKGKDIIFFPGALSHEFEDVFDFISIPSMSIKTLNEKKIPIQILQNFCIKNLIFVNSLQGT is encoded by the coding sequence ATGCATGATGCCGAAGTGCAACAGCAAATCATCCGTGATAAAGACTTTTCGTTCGCTGATCTTGAAATTCTAACCAATCTTTGTTTCCAAACAAATCAATATTTAAAAAATTTTCCGCAAGTTTTTCAGGAAGAAAATCGAGAGCATCTTTTTTTACTACGTTTGAAAAATAAAATAGCATCGTTTTGCTCTATTTATCCTTTTTCATTCCATGTCAATGGGACACGTTTGAGCGCCTATTGCATTGGCAGTGTCTGCACTCATCCTAAATATCGTAATTTAGGTCTTGCTCAAAAAGCAGTGACCATGGCAGAAATGAAGGCAATTGAAAATGCTGCAGACTTTATTTTTTTATTTGCTGATAAAAATAAACTTTATGCAAACTTAAATTTTATTCCTACAGGAAAAACATTTTTAGCACAAATAGGGACAAATATATCAAATCAAATAGCACTTAATAATTGCAAATCTATCATGGAACAACTCGAAAAATTTAAAAGTATTTTTGATAACAATCCTATTCAAATTTTGTTTAAAAAAAATTTACTTGAATTAACCGATTTTGAAAAAACTAGAATTTGGCAATTTATTATTTTAAATAGACCACCCTGTGAATCTGTATTATCTTATCTTGATTTTTGTAATATACTAGCAATAAAAAATATGAATATATTTTATGCTACAAATAACAATCAAATTTTTTCATTATGCTTTTATAATAAGGGAGATGATTTCCAAAACGTCATCCACTCATCTTATTATACCAATAGAAATTATTTATTTATATTAATTAAAGAAATTCTTTCTATAAATAAAGGCAAAGATATTATTTTTTTTCCTGGCGCACTCTCGCATGAGTTTGAAGATGTTTTTGATTTTATTTCAATCCCTTCCATGTCAATAAAAACTCTTAATGAAAAAAAAATTCCTATCCAAATACTACAAAATTTCTGTATCAAAAATTTAATATTCGTCAATAGTTTGCAAGGCACATAA
- a CDS encoding acyl-CoA thioesterase — protein sequence MQNTADSEHSIEMTVLMTPDMANFSGKVHGGHILKVLDQVAYVCASRYSGHYVVTLSVDQVFFRHPIHVGEIVTFSATINHTGRSSMEVGIRVVAEDTRTRVTNHVLSSYFTMVALDENSKSVTIPHLQIVSDKQKERSEAALKRKELRDQIWKK from the coding sequence ATGCAAAATACTGCGGATAGCGAGCATTCTATCGAAATGACCGTTCTGATGACGCCTGATATGGCCAATTTTTCAGGAAAAGTTCATGGGGGACATATTTTAAAAGTGCTCGATCAAGTCGCCTACGTTTGCGCCTCGCGCTATTCAGGCCATTATGTCGTTACTTTATCTGTTGATCAGGTTTTTTTTAGACATCCCATTCACGTAGGTGAAATCGTTACATTTTCAGCAACAATCAATCATACAGGGCGATCATCCATGGAAGTGGGAATCCGCGTTGTCGCTGAAGACACACGTACGCGTGTCACAAACCACGTTCTTTCTAGTTACTTCACCATGGTGGCATTAGACGAAAATTCGAAATCTGTAACTATTCCACACCTGCAAATTGTTTCTGATAAACAAAAAGAAAGAAGCGAAGCTGCCTTAAAGCGCAAAGAGCTTCGCGATCAGATTTGGAAAAAATAA